The Xenopus laevis strain J_2021 chromosome 5L, Xenopus_laevis_v10.1, whole genome shotgun sequence genome has a segment encoding these proteins:
- the hao1.L gene encoding hydroxyacid oxidase 1, whose translation MVHSPAQSFLLGPLKPPAVGQVRGEAQMSPHKPITVSDYEECARCSLGKSVFDYYGSGADDQQTLADNVDAFSRYRLYPRVLRDVSVTDLSTTVLGQRIRMPICVGATAMQRMAHPDGETATARACGALGTGMMLSSWATSSIEEVASASPDSLRWMQLYIYKDRRLTQSLVQRAERSGYRAIFLTVDTPRLGRRLADVRNKFQLPPHLRMKNFDTEELAFSSKQGFGENSGLAVYVAQAIDASINWNDIDWLRGITSLPIIVKGIVRADDAKEAVKRGASGILVSNHGARQLDGVPATIDVLQEIIEAVDGKVEVYLDGGIRKGTDVLKALALGARAVFVGRPVLWGLAYQGEEGVKDVLNILMEELRLAMSLAGCSSVNEIDKSLVRKTHFASRL comes from the exons ATGGTTCACTCACCTGCCcagagcttcctccttggtcctctcaaG CCACCGGCCGTGGGACAAGTGAGAGGAGAAGCCCAAATGTCTCCCCACAAGCCCATCACAGTGAGTGACTATGAGGAGTGTGCCAGGTGCTCGCTGGGGAAATCCGTCTTTGATTATTACGGGTCAGGGGCAGACGATCAGCAAACGCTAGCGGATAACGTTGACGCATTCTCAAG GTATCGTTTATACCCGCGGGTGCTGAGGGACGTCTCTGTCACTGATCTATCGACGACAGTTTTAGGCCAGAGAATCCGCATGCCAATTTGTGTAGGAGCCACCGCCATGCAGAGAATGGCCCACCCTGATGGGGAGACGGCTACGGCCAGAG CTTGTGGGGCCCTTGGCACTGGGATGATGCTCAGCTCTTGGGCAACGTCGTCCATAGAAGAAGTGGCGTCGGCGTCCCCCGACTCCCTGCGCTGGATGCAGCTCTACATCTACAAGGACCGGAGGCTGACCCAGTCCCTAGTGCAGAGAGCCGAGAGATCGGGGTACAGAGCCATCTTTTTGACAGTGGACACCCCGCGCCTGGGGAGACGTCTTGCTGACGTGCGCAACAAGTTTCAGCTTCCCCCTCATTTAAG GATGAAAAACTTTGATACAGAAGAGCTTGCGTTTTCCTCCAAGCAAGGCTTCGGGGAGAATAGTGGATTAGCCGTTTACGTGGCTCAGGCGATCGACGCTTCCATCAACTGGAATGATATTGATTGGCTCCGGGGAATCACATCACTGCCCATTATTGTTAAAGGCATAGTGCGAG CTGATGACGCTAAAGAAGCGGTAAAACGTGGAGCAAGTGGCATTCTTGTATCTAACCATGGCGCACGCCAGTTAGATGGAGTCCCAGCAACA ATTGATGTCCTACAGGAAATAATTGAAGCAGTAGATGGAAAAGTAGAAGTCTATTTGGATGGCGGAATAAGGAAAGGAACAGACGTCCTGAAAGCGTTAGCTCTTGGGGCCAGAGCAGTTTTTGTAGGACGGCCGGTACTGTGGGGCTTGGCATATCAG GGAGAAGAAGGAGTGAAAGACGTTCTTAATATATTGATGGAAGAACTGAGACTGGCCATGTCTCTTGCAG GCTGCTCTTCTGTGAATGAAATAGACAAGTCCCTGGTACGGAAAACTCATTTTGCCTCTAGACTTTAG